TTCGACCTCGATGAATCCCTTGGGATAAGGGAACCGGCTGTTTCTGCCGCCGGAAAGGATGACGCCCTTCATTCTTTTAGTTTATTCCACAAAGTGGTTTTAACACAAGGGAATTCCGCCCTCTTCGGAACCGTGCCGAAAGGGGACGGTTAAAGCGAAGGAAACCCGGGGGGCGGGGGGAGGGCATCCCAGTCTTCGTCCTCCTGGAAGGCGCCTTCCTGCTCCAGCTTTTGGACGACCTCTTTCAGGAGGGCCAGTGCGTCCTCGGCGGCCTCCTGGTCCACTTTCTGGATGGCGAAGCCGGCGTGCACCAGCACAAAGTCCCCCAGGGCCACTTCCTCGGGCATGAGCACCAGGTTGACGGCCCGGCGGGCGCCCATCACGTCCACGGTGGCCATGAGATCCTCTATCTCGACGACTTCAGAGGGTATGGCCAGGCACATGGCTCCTCCTTGAGGGGGCGACGCCCCATGCGGAGAGTTTTTCGATTACGGAGTGAAGAACGTCTCCCATCGCGTTGCTTAGAGTCTCGGAAAGCTCCGTGCCGGTGCCCATGTCCTGGGGCTGAACGCCCACCATGGCCAGCCGCCGGGGGGAAATGTCCATGAGTTCGGCGGCAAAGAGCATGTCGGGGAGCCCTATCTGGTGGACGGAGAACTTCATGTCCAGGAAAGAGCTGATGTCGGAACCTTCCAGGAGGCGGACCGTGCCGGGCTCTTCCCCGAGCTCGGCGGCGTCCACGATGAGAAGGTTTTCCGCCCCCTCCACGAAAGGAAGGAGGTCGAGGCCCATTGTGCCGCCGTCCAAGAGCTCTACATGAGGCGGAAACTCATAGAGCTCCCCCAGGGACGCCACGGCGTGGACCCCGACCCCTTCGTCGCGAAGAAGAATGTTTCCGATGCCCAGGATGACTGTTTTTATTTCGTCTCCTCCCTGGTGACGAACTTGTATCCGCTGAATATGCTCTCCATGAGCCCATTTTTTTCCGCGATGTCCAGGTACAGGGCGATGTAGATGTGGATGAGCACGAAAGCCAGGATGAAGTACATGACCAAGTGGTGCCAGAGCCGGATGGTCTGAAGGTCCAGAACCGCGAGGAGCCAGCCCCCTAGGGCTGTCCATACGATGGAGCCGGTGTGCGAGACGCTGTAAAGGGCAAACCCCGAGACTATCTCGTAGGCCGGCAGCACGAACAGAAAGAAGTACCACGCACCCGCCAGGGCGGTATGGCCCACCGTGGGGACCGGCTTGCGCCGGATGAAGAGGTAGAACTTCAGGTTTTCCAAGAGCTCGTGCCACCTTGCCGGCGTCAAGGGGAAGAGCTGGGTCCACCGTGAGTACTTGTTGCCCACGAAGGCCCAGTACAGGCGCACGACGATGCTCGCCGTGAAGACGTACGCGGTCACGAAGTGAATGAACCGCATCCAGCCCATGATGTACTGACTGGCATACTGGGCGTGGACGAATGGGTTGCCGATGTAGTACCCCGTGACCGAGAGGGTGAGGATGGAAAGTACGTTCACCCAGTGGGTGAACCTTACCGGGAACTCCCAGACGTATACTCTGCTTCTCCCGTTCACATGGCCCTCCTTTCTAAACGACCCGTATCTTCATCACGGGCTTCCCTTGCGCGTCCAGAACGTGCACCGCGCAGGCCATGCAAGGGTCGAAGGAGTGCACGGTCCTCAGTATCTCAAGGGGCTGGTTGGGGTCGGCTACCGGAGTATCGATAAGCGCCGCCTCGTAGGCTCCCCTCTGGCCTTTGGCGTCCCGCGGCGAGCCGTTCCAGGTGCTCGGCACCACGCACTGGTAGTTCTCTATCTTCTGGTCCTTGATGCGGACCCAGTGGCCCAGGGAGCCGCGGGGAGCCTCGTGCCATCCGAAACCCTTGGTGTCCGCGGGCCACGTGGAAGGCTCCCACTTGGAGGTGTCGGCTATCCGGAAGTCGCCCTTCTTGATGTTAGCGTCGAGCTGGTCAATCCAGTCCGGTATCTTCTCGGCGGTCACGAGTGTTTCCACGGCCCTCGCGGCTATGCGTCCCAGGGTGGAAAAGAGCACTTCGGGTCCGACGTTGAGTTTGCCAAGCGCCATGTTGACCACATCCTGCACCCGCTTGTGGCCGGAAGCGTACGCCACCAGCATCCTGGACAGGGGGCCTACCTCCATCGGCGTGTCGTTATAGCGGGGGGCTTTGATCCAGCTGTACTTGGCGTCGGTGTCAAGCTCCTCGTAGGGGGGCGTGGGCCCGGTGTACTTGTAGTTCGTCTCTCCCTCCCAGGGATGCTTGGACACGTCGTTCCCCTCGGGATAGGTGTACCAGGAGTGGGTGACGTACTCGGCTATCTTTTCCTGGTCTACGGGGTGAACCGTGCTCAGGTCTTTCCCGAGGATTATGCCGCGCGGCAGCCAGAGGTTGTCGGTGTTGGAGATGTTGTCGTTCGGGAACTCGCCGTAGGAAAGGTAATTGCCGACGCCCGCACCGTACGCGGCCCAGTCCTTGTAAAAAGATGCCACCGCCAGGAGGTCGGGGATATGGACCTTCTCCACGAAGACCTTCGCCTTGTTGGCCAGTTCCTTCATCAGGGAGATGCTGATGACGTTGAGGGCGCTCTCGCTGTTGGGGTCGATGGCGCAGGCCGTCCCGCCCACGAGGTACGTCTGGGCGTGGGGGTTCTTGCTTCCCAGGATCGCGTGTATCTTGATGACGTCCTTCTGCCAGT
The Nitrospirota bacterium genome window above contains:
- a CDS encoding HypC/HybG/HupF family hydrogenase formation chaperone: MCLAIPSEVVEIEDLMATVDVMGARRAVNLVLMPEEVALGDFVLVHAGFAIQKVDQEAAEDALALLKEVVQKLEQEGAFQEDEDWDALPPPPGFPSL
- a CDS encoding HyaD/HybD family hydrogenase maturation endopeptidase; translated protein: MQRIQVRHQGGDEIKTVILGIGNILLRDEGVGVHAVASLGELYEFPPHVELLDGGTMGLDLLPFVEGAENLLIVDAAELGEEPGTVRLLEGSDISSFLDMKFSVHQIGLPDMLFAAELMDISPRRLAMVGVQPQDMGTGTELSETLSNAMGDVLHSVIEKLSAWGVAPSRRSHVPGHTL
- the cybH gene encoding Ni/Fe-hydrogenase, b-type cytochrome subunit, whose product is MNGRSRVYVWEFPVRFTHWVNVLSILTLSVTGYYIGNPFVHAQYASQYIMGWMRFIHFVTAYVFTASIVVRLYWAFVGNKYSRWTQLFPLTPARWHELLENLKFYLFIRRKPVPTVGHTALAGAWYFFLFVLPAYEIVSGFALYSVSHTGSIVWTALGGWLLAVLDLQTIRLWHHLVMYFILAFVLIHIYIALYLDIAEKNGLMESIFSGYKFVTREETK